The following coding sequences lie in one Fusarium poae strain DAOMC 252244 chromosome 1, whole genome shotgun sequence genomic window:
- the PTC3 gene encoding Protein phosphatase type 2C 3 (BUSCO:28842at5125) produces MGQTLSEPVVEKTSEKGEDERLIYGVSAMQGWRISMEDAHTTVLDLDTAKTHDSKLSFFGVFDGHGGDKVALFTGQNIHNIIFKQDTFKSGDYAQGLKDGFLATDRAILNDPKYEEEVSGCTACVSLIAGNKLYVANAGDSRGVLGIKGRAKPLSQDHKPQLENEKNRITAAGGFVDFGRVNGNLALSRAIGDFEFKKSAELSPENQIVTAYPDVEQHDLTDEDEFLVLACDGIWDCQSSQAVVEFVRRGIAAKQELEKICENMMDNCLASNSETGGVGCDNMTMCIIGFLNGKTKEEWYEEIARRVANGDGPCAPPEYAEFRGPGVHHNFEDSDSGYEMDPENKGRSFGVDDTEMFDNADEDKDLASQVSKNPKSAEKDTAPVTAPGAAENASADTKSADTDKDVKTEVKKEESAEVKKA; encoded by the exons ATGGGTCAGACACTGTCAGAGCCCGTTGTCGAGAAG ACTTCGGAGAAGGGTGAGGATGAGCGCCTCATCTACGGTGTATCGGCTATGCAGGGCTGGCGTATCAGCATGGAGGATGCCCACACTACAGTCCTCGACCTCGACACGGCCAAAACTCACGACAGCAAGCTGTCATTCTTTGGTGTCTTCGACGGCCACGGTGGTGACAAGGTGGCGTTGTTTACCGGACAAAACATTCacaacatcatcttcaagcAGGACACCTTCAAGTCGGGCGACTATGCTCAGGGCTTGAAGGATGGTTTCCTTGCGACAGACCGCGCCATTCTCAACG ACCCCAAGtacgaagaagaagtttcTGGCTGCACAGCCTGTGTCAGCTTGATTGCCGGCAACAAACTCTATGTT GCCAACGCTGGTGATTCAAGAGGTGTACTTGGTATCAAGGGCCGTGCCAAGCCTTTGTCACAGGACCACAAGCCCCAACTCGAGA ACGAGAAGAACCGAATCACAGCTGCTGGTGGTTTCGTCGACTTTGGCCGAGTGAACGGCAACCTTGCTCTCTCTCGTGCCATTGGTGATTTTGAATTCAAGAAGAGCGCTGAACTATCTCCCGAGAACCAGATTGTCACTGCCTACCCCGATGTAGAGCAACATGATCTCACAGACGAGGACGAGTTCCTTGTCCTTGCTTGCGACG GTATCTGGGATTGCCAATCCTCCCAAGCCGTGGTTGAGTTCGTTCGACGAGGCATCGCTGCCAAGCAGGAACTCGAAAAGATTTGCGAGAACATGATGGACAACTGCCTGGCCTCCAACTCTGAGACCGGTGGTGTTGGTTGCGACAACATGACCATGTGCATCATTGGCTTCCTCAACGGAAAGACCAAGGAGGAGTGGTACGAGGAGATCGCCCGCCGAGTCGCTAACGGCGATGGCCCATGTGCTCCCCCCGAGTACG CCGAGTTCCGAGGACCTGGTGTCCACCATAATTTCGAAGATAGCGACAGTGGCTATGAGATGGATCCTGAAAACAAGGGACGAAGTTTTGGAGTTG ATGATACAGAAATGTTTGACAACGCCGACGAAGACAAAGACCTCGCCAGCCAGGTCTCCAAGAACCCGAAGTCCGCCGAGAAGGACACTGCTCCTGTAACCGCCCCCGGTGCGGCCGAGAACGCTTCCGCCGATACGAAATCCGCCGATACCGATAAGGACGTAAAGACCGAagtgaagaaggaggaatCTGCCGAGGTGAAGAAGGCATAG
- a CDS encoding hypothetical protein (BUSCO:58022at5125), with product MSKSRMPLILGGAAATGVGYYLYAAGGNPRAAEKKAESDAHSAAADIKSHLPGRTANVEGELRGAGAATGQKIDQVTAAADRQAGVLKSNVEAVAKDAKAEAMRVVDKFDNRVEAEAAKAKGGISSWFGGGK from the exons ATGTCCAAGTCTCGCATGCCTCTCATCCTCGGTGGTGCCGCCGCCACCGGTGTTGGATACTACCTTTACGCTGCTGGAGGCAACCCCCGAGctgccgagaagaaggctgaga GTGACGCCCACAGCGCTGCTGCCGATATCAAGAGCCACCTTCCTGGTCGCACCGCCAACGTCGAGGGCGAACTGAGGGGAGCTGGTGCCGCCACTGGTCAAAAGATTGACCAAGTT ACCGCCGCGGCCGATCGCCAGGCTGGTGTCCTCAAGAGCAACGTCGAGGCTGTTGCCAAGGACGCAAAGGCCGAGGCCATGAGAGTCGTGGACAAGTTTGACAACCGCGTCGAGGCCgaagctgccaaggccaagggtgGCATCTCAAGCTGGTTCGGTGGCGGCAAATAA